The Oscillospiraceae bacterium genome contains a region encoding:
- the mglB_2 gene encoding galactose ABC transporter substrate-binding protein produces the protein MRYRVWRRAAGLLAPLLLLALGGCAGAGRADPVTVRIGVALYQQDDTFISTVAQHLEQMAKEEEQARGIKLNLNMADGRGSQAAQNEQVDRFLAQGYDVICVNIVDRTAAAVIIDKAQAAGVPVIFFNREPVEEDLMRWEGAYYVGLDGAQSGLLQGGIVLDAWRQDPEALDRSGDGVLQYVMLEGEPGHQDALLRTENSLKVLAQAGVPTEKLASDTANWQRGQATTKMTQWLEQFDGGIEAVFCNNDDMALGAIDACFAAGLSEEELPFIVGVDATPPALEAVEAGTLKGTVQNDAAGQARAMLELACALAGGTTPGDAVELTDGKYVWLPYTTVTKENLEAFLPPAS, from the coding sequence ATGAGATACCGTGTGTGGCGGCGCGCCGCCGGGCTGCTTGCGCCCTTGCTTCTTTTGGCCCTGGGAGGCTGCGCCGGCGCGGGCCGGGCGGATCCGGTGACCGTGCGCATCGGCGTTGCCCTGTACCAGCAGGACGACACCTTTATCTCCACCGTGGCGCAGCACCTGGAGCAGATGGCCAAGGAGGAGGAACAGGCCCGGGGCATCAAGCTGAACCTGAACATGGCGGACGGCCGCGGCAGCCAGGCCGCCCAGAACGAGCAGGTGGACCGATTTCTTGCCCAGGGGTACGACGTGATCTGTGTGAACATCGTGGACCGCACTGCGGCGGCCGTGATCATTGACAAAGCGCAGGCAGCGGGGGTGCCGGTGATCTTTTTCAACCGGGAACCTGTGGAGGAGGACCTGATGCGCTGGGAGGGTGCCTATTATGTGGGCCTGGATGGAGCGCAGTCGGGCCTTTTGCAGGGCGGGATCGTGCTGGACGCCTGGCGGCAGGACCCTGAAGCATTGGACCGCAGCGGCGACGGCGTGCTGCAATACGTGATGCTGGAGGGGGAGCCGGGCCACCAGGACGCGCTGCTGCGCACGGAAAACAGCCTGAAAGTGCTGGCCCAGGCCGGCGTGCCCACCGAAAAGCTGGCCAGCGACACCGCAAACTGGCAGCGGGGCCAGGCCACCACAAAAATGACCCAGTGGCTGGAGCAATTCGACGGCGGGATCGAGGCGGTATTCTGCAACAACGACGACATGGCCCTGGGCGCCATTGACGCGTGTTTTGCCGCGGGGCTTTCGGAAGAGGAGCTGCCCTTCATTGTGGGAGTGGACGCCACCCCGCCCGCGCTGGAGGCGGTGGAGGCCGGCACCCTGAAGGGCACCGTTCAGAACGACGCTGCGGGCCAGGCGCGGGCGATGCTGGAGCTTGCCTGCGCCCTGGCCGGGGGCACCACGCCCGGCGACGCGGTGGAGCTAACGGACGGCAAGTATGTGTGGCTGCCCTATACCACGGTTACAAAGGAGAATTTGGAAGCGTTTCTGCCGCCGGCCTCCTGA
- the mglC gene encoding galactoside ABC transporter permease MglC, with amino-acid sequence MSNATKTLQKPAWDAKRVGNLLLNNALFILMGIAIVYIAIKNPRFIQPASIINILSQTAAYLPAALGIGGCIVLTGTDLSAGRIVGLTACISASLLQNAANVANKMWPQIGTLPIWVVIPAAMVIGAAFGAFNGFFVAKFKLHPFIVTLGTQLIVYTLLLLYVQMGNNNGMAISNLDKSYTDFVKGELFNVGGTAVPRYVLFAVILAVLMWFIWNKTTFGKNMFALGANEEAARVSGVNVFLTTILVFALAGAMYGFTGFIEGARIGSNTANTGFNYELDAIAACVIGGVSFVGGIGKIRGVIVGVLMLRLIFIGLSMMSIDPNLQYLIKGGIILFACALDMRKYLVKK; translated from the coding sequence ATGAGTAATGCGACTAAAACATTGCAGAAACCGGCCTGGGACGCAAAGCGGGTGGGCAACTTGCTGCTCAACAACGCCTTGTTTATCCTGATGGGCATCGCCATTGTGTACATCGCCATCAAAAACCCCCGGTTCATCCAGCCGGCGTCGATCATCAACATTTTGTCCCAGACGGCGGCCTATCTGCCCGCGGCGCTGGGCATCGGCGGGTGCATTGTGCTCACCGGCACCGACCTTTCGGCGGGGCGCATTGTGGGCCTGACGGCCTGCATCTCGGCTTCGCTGTTGCAGAACGCGGCCAATGTGGCCAACAAAATGTGGCCCCAGATCGGCACCTTGCCCATCTGGGTGGTCATTCCCGCCGCCATGGTGATCGGCGCGGCATTCGGCGCGTTCAACGGCTTTTTTGTGGCCAAGTTCAAGCTGCACCCCTTCATTGTGACCCTTGGCACCCAGCTGATCGTGTACACGCTGCTGCTGCTCTATGTGCAGATGGGCAACAACAACGGCATGGCGATCTCCAACCTGGACAAGAGCTACACCGATTTTGTAAAGGGCGAACTGTTCAACGTGGGCGGCACCGCGGTGCCCCGGTACGTGCTGTTCGCCGTGATCCTGGCCGTGCTGATGTGGTTTATCTGGAACAAGACCACCTTCGGCAAGAACATGTTCGCCCTGGGCGCCAACGAGGAGGCGGCGCGGGTTTCGGGCGTGAACGTGTTCCTGACCACCATCCTGGTGTTCGCCCTGGCGGGCGCCATGTACGGCTTTACCGGGTTTATTGAGGGCGCGCGCATCGGTTCGAACACCGCAAACACCGGGTTCAACTATGAGCTGGACGCCATTGCGGCCTGCGTGATCGGCGGCGTGAGCTTTGTGGGCGGCATCGGCAAGATCCGCGGCGTGATCGTGGGCGTGTTGATGCTGCGGCTGATCTTTATCGGCCTGAGCATGATGTCCATCGACCCGAACCTGCAGTACCTGATCAAGGGCGGGATCATCCTGTTCGCCTGCGCGCTGGATATGCGCAAGTATCTGGTCAAAAAATAA
- a CDS encoding histidine kinase has protein sequence MGRFFGSVVGRWREFYRRSSIQMILSLSFTAVAVTGMVFLGLTLFLRFSASNNAQAAKTSQRVLAQVNLNLDAYLRSMMRVSDAMYYRVIKNTDLAADSLDDRMSLLYESNRDMLVSIAVFSQGGELVSAAPLAPLKKDAAPQRQDWFIAAAGKIENLHFSTPHVQNLFEDPDYRYRWVVSLSRQVELTRAGAIEGGVLLVDMSFGGIEQICKDAELSASGGYLYLIDGDGEIIYHPRQQLIYAGLLQENNLAAAAYEDGSYEETFGGGRRQVTVKTVGYTGWKLVGVVPADNIWDNYGQLLLFFLFVVLFSVFLLIFVNLHLSERISVPIKALDRSVKKLEAGCELEEFEVGGPYEIEHLGHSIRSMVSTLRHLMDDIIEQETQKRRSELDVLQAQINPHFLYNTLDSVVWMTENGRTDEAILMVTSLARFFRISLSRGSNIIPIADELEHARHYLTIQKMRYKNKFSASIEAEDGVEALYTIKLIVQPILENAIYHGMAYADGDGKITVHAFREGGDVVIDVTDNGPGMPAGTVARLLDPAYTAAPGPKGSGIGLRNVHQRIRLTFGGGYGLSIHSEPDAGTRVRVRLPALDGAAAAPYRKEVAP, from the coding sequence ATGGGCAGGTTTTTTGGTTCTGTGGTGGGGCGCTGGCGCGAGTTTTACCGCCGCTCCAGCATTCAGATGATCCTTTCGCTCTCGTTCACAGCCGTGGCCGTGACGGGCATGGTGTTTTTGGGGCTGACGCTGTTTTTGCGCTTTTCGGCCTCGAACAACGCCCAGGCGGCAAAGACCAGCCAACGGGTGCTGGCCCAGGTAAACCTGAACCTGGACGCGTACCTGCGCAGCATGATGCGGGTGTCGGACGCGATGTATTACCGGGTCATCAAAAACACGGACCTGGCCGCCGACAGCCTGGACGACCGGATGAGCCTGCTGTACGAGAGCAACCGGGACATGCTGGTGTCCATCGCGGTTTTTTCGCAAGGGGGAGAGCTTGTGTCGGCCGCGCCACTGGCGCCGCTGAAAAAGGACGCCGCCCCCCAGCGGCAGGACTGGTTCATCGCCGCGGCGGGAAAGATCGAGAACCTGCACTTTTCCACCCCGCATGTGCAGAACCTGTTCGAGGACCCGGATTACCGCTACCGCTGGGTGGTGTCGCTGAGCCGCCAGGTGGAGCTGACGAGGGCCGGCGCCATTGAGGGGGGCGTTTTGCTGGTGGACATGAGCTTCGGCGGCATTGAGCAGATCTGCAAGGACGCGGAGCTGTCGGCCTCCGGGGGGTACCTGTACCTGATCGACGGGGACGGCGAGATCATCTATCACCCGCGCCAACAGCTCATTTACGCCGGCCTTTTGCAGGAGAACAATCTGGCCGCGGCGGCCTACGAGGACGGCAGCTACGAGGAAACCTTCGGCGGCGGGCGCCGGCAGGTAACGGTAAAAACCGTGGGCTACACCGGCTGGAAGCTGGTGGGCGTGGTGCCGGCGGACAACATCTGGGACAACTACGGCCAGCTGCTGCTGTTCTTTTTGTTCGTGGTGCTGTTCTCGGTGTTTTTGCTGATCTTTGTGAACCTGCATCTCTCGGAGCGCATCTCGGTGCCCATCAAGGCGCTGGACCGGTCGGTAAAAAAGCTGGAGGCCGGGTGCGAGCTGGAGGAGTTCGAGGTGGGCGGCCCCTATGAGATCGAGCATCTGGGGCACTCGATCCGGTCGATGGTGTCGACCCTGCGCCATTTGATGGACGACATCATTGAGCAGGAGACGCAGAAGCGGCGCAGTGAGCTGGATGTGCTGCAGGCCCAGATCAACCCCCACTTCCTTTACAACACGCTGGACTCGGTGGTGTGGATGACCGAGAACGGCCGCACGGATGAGGCCATTCTTATGGTGACCTCGCTGGCGCGGTTTTTCCGCATCTCGCTGAGCCGGGGCAGCAACATCATTCCCATCGCGGACGAGCTGGAACATGCGCGGCACTACCTGACCATTCAAAAAATGCGGTATAAAAACAAATTTTCCGCCTCTATAGAGGCGGAGGATGGTGTAGAGGCCCTCTACACCATTAAACTGATCGTTCAGCCCATTTTGGAAAATGCGATCTATCACGGCATGGCCTACGCCGACGGGGACGGGAAGATCACGGTGCATGCCTTCCGCGAAGGGGGCGATGTGGTGATTGATGTGACCGACAACGGTCCGGGCATGCCCGCCGGGACCGTGGCGCGCCTGCTGGACCCGGCCTATACCGCCGCGCCCGGCCCCAAGGGCTCGGGCATTGGGCTGCGCAATGTGCACCAGCGCATCCGCCTGACCTTCGGCGGGGGGTACGGGCTTTCGATCCACAGCGAGCCGGATGCGGGCACCAGGGTGCGGGTGCGCCTGCCCGCCCTGGACGGGGCGGCCGCGGCCCCCTACCGAAAGGAGGTGGCCCCATGA